A stretch of the Argentina anserina chromosome 6, drPotAnse1.1, whole genome shotgun sequence genome encodes the following:
- the LOC126796985 gene encoding uncharacterized protein LOC126796985 encodes MFVGKDYTTTIYPPTDKKDEPSAKTKANALMFLRQHIDQSLVWEYLQLKTPKELWDALKGHFRNIHDTLLPELTVQWNEIRLLDYKRVNDFNSDMLRFKARLNFCGKELTEDYMIQKTLSTFPTSALILANQYRLEYDNKRITTFHKLITMLQVSERHDQVLLNNNVRPVGTKKIPEANYGKVKDGKNPKAKGTGRADPYTHGGNTPRGKGYGGRGMGRGMGRARPSNV; translated from the coding sequence ATGTTTGTGGGAAAGGACTACACAACCACCATTTATCCTCCCACCGACAAAAAAGATGAACCGTCGGCAAAAACCAAAGCCAATGCCCTAATGTTCTTGAGGCAACATATTGATCAAAGCTTGGTATGGGAGTACCTTCAGTTGAAAACACCCAAAGAACTGTGGGATGCCCTAAAGGGACATTTTAGGAATATTCATGACACTTTGCTCCCAGAATTAACTGTCCAGTGGAATGAAATCCGCTTACTTGACTACAAAAGGGTTAATGACTTCAACAGTGATATGTTGCGCTTTAAAGCACGTCTCAATTTCTGTGGCAAGGAACTCACAGAAGATTATATGATCCAGAAAACTCTATCCACTTTCCCTACTTCGGCCCTTATACTAGCGAACCAATATAGGTTGGAATATGACAACAAAAGAATCACTACCTTCCATAAATTGATCACCATGTTGCAAGTATCTGAGCGTCATGATCAAGTTCTTCTGAACAATAATGTCAGACCTGTTGGAACAAAGAAAATTCCCGAGGCTAACTATGGCAAGGTGAAGGATGGAAAGAACCCTAAAGCAAAGGGGACTGGACGTGCTGACCCTTACACACATGGGGGCAATACACCACGTGGAAAAGGATATGGAGGCCGTGGTATGGGCCGTGGTATGGGCCGTGCACGTCCCTCCAATGTATAG
- the LOC126800090 gene encoding sigma factor binding protein 2, chloroplastic-like, which translates to MDDTISNVVCITACNSSGQLKNQTQTKTKTRSKSKKKPIKVVYISNPMKVTTSASEFRALVQQLTGQDADDLPNLHPTANPKVPVEISSSRQLPEISNSKTTCTQYYDDHDEIHQHLYADVDGLFEPEMLDSFKGFL; encoded by the coding sequence ATGGATGATACTATCAGTAACGTTGTTTGTATTACTGCTTGTAATAGTAGCGGACAGCTGAAGAATCAGACTCAGACTAAAACAAAGACGAGAAGCAAATCCAAGAAGAAGCCGATCAAAGTGGTTTACATATCAAACCCTATGAAGGTTACAACGAGCGCCTCCGAATTCAGGGCTTTGGTTCAGCAACTCACCGGCCAAGATGCCGACGACCTCCCAAATCTCCACCCTACGGCCAATCCAAAGGTACCGGTAGAGATAAGCAGCAGCAGGCAGCTGCCAGAAATTTCAAACTCCAAGACCACCTGCACCCAATATTACGATGATCACGATGAGATTCACCAGCATTTGTACGCCGACGTTGATGGTCTTTTTGAGCCTGAAATGCTCGACAGCTTCAAgggttttctttga